The following proteins are encoded in a genomic region of Candidatus Bathyarchaeota archaeon:
- a CDS encoding exosortase/archaeosortase family protein, with amino-acid sequence MQAVKTVLKILFYVLAFTIISFTIYFLPDYSFLKAAIAEHSTGVLNAIGIKSNFFVLNNRAFVNQIEIVKECTGAQVIAVFSGLIIPLPKVSFKNKIKSVTLVFFTIYLANVLRIVIEVWLLYKGILPWSQAHGPLGTLLSIISVAIFFLITEKFIPEVSYYLNEAIKIFGKLGRKN; translated from the coding sequence ATGCAAGCAGTAAAGACTGTTTTAAAGATTCTTTTTTATGTTTTAGCATTTACCATTATTTCATTTACTATATATTTTCTGCCTGATTATAGTTTTCTTAAAGCTGCTATTGCAGAGCATTCAACTGGAGTTTTAAACGCGATTGGAATAAAATCTAATTTTTTCGTGTTAAATAATAGAGCTTTTGTAAACCAGATTGAAATAGTTAAAGAGTGCACAGGTGCTCAAGTTATAGCTGTTTTCTCAGGTTTAATAATTCCTTTACCTAAAGTTTCATTTAAAAACAAGATTAAATCTGTTACACTTGTTTTCTTCACTATTTATTTAGCTAACGTTCTTAGAATAGTTATTGAAGTTTGGCTTTTATATAAAGGAATTTTACCTTGGTCTCAAGCCCATGGACCATTAGGAACATTATTAAGCATAATTTCAGTTGCTATCTTCTTTTTAATAACTGAAAAATTTATTCCAGAAGTAAGCTACTACTTAAATGAAGCGATCAAAATTTTTGGTAAATTAGGAAGAAAGAATTAA